GGTTGCCACGCCAACCAGCCATTGGCCGGCGCAGGGGAAGGCCAGCGCTTTTTCGTCAAACAGCATCGACCGGCTCCTGGATTGCTTCGCAGGTGGCGGCCACCAAGGCCGGGCATTCGGTGATTTCCTGGGTCGACCAGAAAGGCTGGCCGACCACCTGCCGAGCCTGTACTAGCACGCGCGCGCGGCGCCAACGCTCGACGGTACTGGAGGCGGCCGCCGTCAGCGGGCGGTCGGGGGCGGTCGCCAGCTCGAACCAGTGCACCGGGATCTTGTGCGGGGTCAGCAGGGCCGCATCGAGCGCGTCGATCGCCTGCGCCAATTCTGGATGCAGGTCGTAGCCAGCGATTTCCAGCGTCTCGCCGCGCGCGAGCGCGGCGCGCAGGGCAGCAGTGCCGAGCCTGGTATCGCCGCCCGAGAGCATGTCGTTGGCCACCCGCAGGCGCAAGAACTGCGCCAGGACCGAAGGGCCGGACAAGGCCGGCTGCCACAGGACAATGCGGGCAGGCGCCTTGGCTGCGGTGCGGGCGAAGTCGAGTGCCAGCGCGGCGCCCAGGCGCAGTCCGAGCAGCGTGATTGGCTGCGCCAGGCGCGTGTCGAGCCAGGCATGAGCTGACGCCAGGTCGCGCCTCCAGGTTTCCCAGCGTGCATCGCCGAAATCGCCGCTGCTGTCGCCGCAGCCGTGCAGGTCGATTTGCAGCACGCCGTAGCCCTGCGCCGCCAGTGCGCGCGCCTGCAGCGCTGCCATGCGGCGCGAGCGGTTCAGTTCTTCGGCAAACGGATGCACGTACAGCACGGCGCCGCGGCAGTCGCCGACGGCGGGGTGAAACAGGCAAAAGCGCTGCCCGCCGTCCACCGGCAGGAAGAACGGCACCGCGGCTGGCCCGGACGCCAGGGTCATGCGCCGCGCTTTTCTTGCACGAAGGCCGTCAGGCTGCCGAGCGTGGCAAAGGTACTGGCGCTGATGTCGTCGTCGTCGATCATGATGCCGAACTGGTCTTCGAGTGCACCGATCAGGCTCACGACCGCCATCGAATCGAGCTCCGGCAGGCTGCCCAGCAGCGGCGAGTCTGCAGCGAGTTCGTTGCCGGCCGGGCCCAGGTTCAGCACGTCGATGAGGATATTCCTGACTTCGTTCAAGTACATTCTTGCTCCGTTAATCCGTTGCATGTGCTCTGGCGCGCGGCGCGCGCCTGCAGCTTGCGGTGCCAGCCGCGTAGTGCAGGCCAGCGGTAAATATTGAGATGGTAGAGCGTGC
Above is a genomic segment from Massilia sp. H6 containing:
- a CDS encoding hydrolase 2, exosortase A system-associated — encoded protein: MTLASGPAAVPFFLPVDGGQRFCLFHPAVGDCRGAVLYVHPFAEELNRSRRMAALQARALAAQGYGVLQIDLHGCGDSSGDFGDARWETWRRDLASAHAWLDTRLAQPITLLGLRLGAALALDFARTAAKAPARIVLWQPALSGPSVLAQFLRLRVANDMLSGGDTRLGTAALRAALARGETLEIAGYDLHPELAQAIDALDAALLTPHKIPVHWFELATAPDRPLTAAASSTVERWRRARVLVQARQVVGQPFWSTQEITECPALVAATCEAIQEPVDAV
- a CDS encoding acyl carrier protein — protein: MYLNEVRNILIDVLNLGPAGNELAADSPLLGSLPELDSMAVVSLIGALEDQFGIMIDDDDISASTFATLGSLTAFVQEKRGA